The Heterodontus francisci isolate sHetFra1 chromosome 14, sHetFra1.hap1, whole genome shotgun sequence nucleotide sequence taaattggtgtcctctggctctCGAGCCTTCAGaaaattgggaacagtttctctctatctactctgtccagttgcCATGATTTTtgccataattttgaacacctatcaaatctcctctcaaccttttctaaaGCTAACAGCCCCACCATCTtcaatctatccacttaactgaagtccctcatccctggaaccattcttcctgaagtgcagtgcccagaattgaacacaatactccagttgaggccaaatcagtgttttatgaagtttcatcataatttccttgtttttgtactctatgtctctatttataaagcccaggatcctgtacgcTTTATTAATgaatttctcaacttgccctgcctccTTCAACAATTTTATGCTCATAAACCCTCaggtctctgctcctgcaccccccttaAGAATTGGgcctgtatcctttattttatattgcctctccttgttcttcctaccaaatgttgCACTGCAAGTCCAAGCTTCTGTGTTACTAGTTCAGTAACGTAGCCACTTTGCTACTGTTCCAGTATCAAGTTTCCATCAAGTTGATGGAAATTGTATCCCACAACTAAATTCCACTTTTCGTTAGGTGCAACATGAAGTAGAATTCCTGCATTTTTAAAGGAAAAaataaacttgcatttctatagcgcctttcatgacctcaggatgtcccaaagcactttacagccaatgaagtacatttgaagtgtagtcactgttgtaatgtaggaaatgcagcagccaatttgccgagagtaagctctcacaaacagcattgagataattCGGTTGAGGAgtaaatagtggccaggacactCGGGGGAACTGCCCGATTGAATTGCCACAGATCTAACCAAGATTCAAAGGAGACATTTTCCCAGAGCACAAGAAGCAAAATCATTGTACGGAATAACTGAATCTTTAGGGTCCCATCCAGTCAGAAAAGGGAACCcccattttaaaaataaattggaAATAGCAATATTGCTCAGCAGAGTTTGATATTAATGGGAGAAAAATATCCATTTATACttgcatctggagtaactgtgttcagttctgggcaccacaccttagaaaggatacatTGGCCGTGAAGGGGAATGCAacacagattcaccaaaatgataccagGGTATAAAGGGTTCAATTAAATTAAGGTTCTTTTGACTCAGCTTCTAttctcttgagtatagaagattaaggggtggttTAACTGATGTGTTTAAGGTGATAACAGTGTTACAGCCAAGTGAGGAGGCGGTCACAATTGCCCCTCTTGTCCTTTTTTATTTaccacaacaggatttattccttttaaacagttgtACTTATTACCTcggtgagtgttttatcttttacctttaatgtgattgtgaaagaaccaatcggacaagttttcttgaatttaaacaagaaagaggtaagtttattttacttaacactctaaccctgattttaaaagtaattttaaaaatgctacacattcacacgagaatcacacacacataaatagattacaaagtggaaagtagtgtttttggttggattaaagcccAGAATAAATAAAAGCTAATTACACAGTCTGTGGTTGGATGACTCAGTGATTATTTGGCTGGAGTCCTTGGTTGGTCAAGGTGGGCCTGCTTTacccagggttttcttgaaggtagAATTGTCTTTAAATTGGAAAGCAAGCAATAAAACTTAAGGGCCTGTttctcctagcagagaggtcagttaccagggggcacagatttaaggtgattggtggaaggattagaggggacatgaagaaaaactttttcacccagagggtggtgggtgtctggaattcattgcccagatctgtggtggaggcagaaactcaactcattttaaaggtacctggacgtgcacctgaagtgctgtaacctgcaaggctacggaccaggtgctagaaggtgggattagattgggcggctagttttttttcagccagcgcagacacgatgggctgaatggcctctttctgtgctgtaacttttctaaggTTCTATCACTGCATCATCTGCTTCAGATCCCAGGCATCCTATGAACAGCATTACAGAAAAGCGGCCAATattattaaaaataaaaacaaatctGTATGAATATATATTGAACAAAAAATTTAAATATAGCAAACGTTTCACACCTGTAATTTTTCCACTTCATCACAATCTCTACAATTGGCTAGATATTACACATGTGTGGGCAACTTCATACAGTGAAAAGAACATCAAAGATGAGATTAAATGACAAGCTCCTGATTGGACTGGAGGAATTGGTCTCTTGTTCATTTATTAAGCCAGTTGTCGTCACTGAAACTGGGTTTAAAACACACTTTTTCTATTCTAGTTGGTCATTTTCCAATTAAACTGACTTCCTAAATTATTTTTACTcttaaagaaacacttgcatttatataacacctttcacattctcaggatgtcctaaagtgccaaCAGTGCCgttgaatcttttacattcacctgggagggcaaatggggcctttgtttaatgtctcatccaaatacaaaaaaaaagcacctttgacagtgcagcacaccctcagtaatgcACTTTGTCAAACAGCATTCCCTGCTCTGGAGTCTGACTTGAACTCCTCAATCAGAGGTGAGTGAGCTGCCTGCTGCACCACAGCTTACATCTACTACTGATATCAACAGAATACATTTTAAAATGACATTTATTattcatctctaattgcccttgagaaggtgatggtgagccacctggcttgttaggccatttcagagtcaaccacattactgtgggtctggagtcacatatcagccagaccaggtaaggatggcagatttccttccctaaagggtattagtgaaccagatgggtttttgcaacaatctggtagtttaatggtcaccattactattattacattttattccagatttatttaatgaactgTATTTGAATagcccagctgtcatggtgggatttaaactcacatgTCTGGGTCATTAGTCTGGGGCTTTAGATTACTAATCTAGTAACATAATCGCTGTGTTATCATTccacacaattttttttttatttctagtACTTTAGGTAATCTGGGTTGTATATCAGAACAGGAGCATCCAGTCTGTGGTTCAGGAGAACCTTCAAGATGTGGCAGCCCAGAAAACCAGTTCTATTTTTGCTCCTTTTCCCATTCATTGGTTTGTCGTGTTTGAACTCTGGGTTGGGAAGTTTGGACTTAAAGAATGATACAAGcaaaaaaaggaggccattcggcccatcgtgcttgtgctggctctttgaaagagctatccaattagtcccactgccccttctctttccccagagTCCTGAAATTAGCTTGTGGGGAAGTCCCCAGGACTGTACCAATATTTGTAGCAAATTCTGTCTCCCTAGAACCACCCCCTCAacacaaaaatgttttaaaaattctgATTTCAAAGCACTATTAGAATTCCTCGGGGTCCTAGTGCCTGCAGACAACATTGGTAGCCAAAGCATTACAGTCATTGGCTCATATGAAAGGAAACAACAGGGTCTCTCTGGCTAAATCTCTGCACCTATTCAACTGAATTCAGCTCATAACTTCTGTTCCCTCTACAAGAAACATTGGGAACAAgtcaaggccattcagcccctcaagcctcctccaccattcaataagatcatggctgaacttttacatcaactccactttcccacccattccCATAACccatgattcccttagagtccagaatctgtctatctcagccttgaatcacagaatggttacagcgtagaaggaggccattcatcccatcgtgtctgcacgaattctccaaatgagcaattcacttagtgacacttccccaccttctccccataaccctgcacattcttccttttcatataactgtctaattcccttttgaatgcttcaattgaacctgcctccaccatgttctcaggcagtgcattccagaccttaaccactcgctgtgtgaaaaagtttttcctcatgtcgcttttgcttcttttaacaattactttaaatttgtgccctctcgttctcgatcctttcacaagtgggaacagtttctctctatctactctgtccagacccctcatgattttgaatacctctatcaaatctcctctcagccttctcgtctcgaaggaaaacagtcccaacttctccaatctatcttcataactgaagttcctcattcctggaaccattctcgtgaatcttttctgcaccctctctaatggcttcatatccttcctgaagtgcggtgcccagaactggatgcaatactccagctgaggtcgaactagtgttttatacaagttcaacaaaatctccttgctcttgtactctatgcccttattaataaagcccaggaatctgtatgctttattaactgctctctcaacctgtcctgccaccttcaatgacttatacacatatacacccaggtccctctgctcctgcaccccctttagaattgtaccgtttattctatattgtctctccatgttcttcctaccaaaatgaatcacttcacatttctctgtgttgaacttcatctgccacctgtctgcccattccaccaacttgtctatgtccttttgaagttctacactatcctcctcacagttccaatgcttccaagttttgtatcatccgtgaactttgaaattgagccctgttcaccaatgtctaggtcattaatatatatcaggaaaaacaagggtcccaacactgacccctgggaaactgcactacaaaccttcctccagcccgaaaaacatccattaaccactactctctgtttcctgtccctcagccaattccatatccatgttgctactgtcccgtttattccatgagctataacgttgctcacaagtctgttgtgtggcactgtatcaaatgccttttggaagcccatgtacaccacatcaactgcattgcccttatcaaccctctctgttaccacttcaaaaaaaacccagcaaattagttaaacatgattttcccttaagaaatccctgctgattttctttaattaacctgcatttgtccatgtgatgatTAATTTTGTCCaaattaatctttctagaagtttccccaccactgaagttaaccgactggcctgtagttgctgggcttatctttacaccccttttttaaacaagggtgtaatatttgcagttcgccaatcctctggcaccacccccgagtctaaggaagactgaaaaattatggccagtgcctctgcaattcccaccctcacttccctcagtatccttggaatgcactcagtgactgagcatccataaccctgcgatggaaaattcccaagattcacaactccCTGAAtgcagaaatatctcctcatctcagtcctaaatggccgaccccttatcctgagactatggctaTCCAGCCAGGGGGAgcagcctctctgcatctaccctgttgagccctttcAGCATTGTatatgtttcactgagatcacctctcattcttctaaattctagagagtataggtccattctactcaatAGCTCCATGTagaacaatcctctcatcccaggcatcaatctagtgaacatttgttgcacccCCCTCTAGGgtgagtatatccttccttaggtaaagagaccaaaactgtacacaatactccaagtgtggtctcattaAAGCTTTacgtaattgcagtaagacttctttactgttatagcccaatccccttgcaataaagattaACATACCtttcgccttcctaatttcttgccatACCTGCATATTGACTTACTGTGATTCAGGAGTGATATGATCTAGGTGATTGAAGGaaatgatagggtagatagagaaaaactatttcctcgggtgggagagtccagaacaaggggggaaAGCCTTGAAATTAGAACCCaggtgttcaggggtgatgtcaagaagcacttcttcatacaaagggtagtgaaaatctggaactcacttcccccaaaaagctgctgaggctgggggttaactgaaaatttcaaaactaagaacataagacataggagcaggagtagaccattcggccccttgagcctgatcctccattcaatacaatcatggctaagctttgacctcaactctactttcctgcccgctctccatatcccttgattccctgggagaccaaaaatctattgatctcagccttaaatatattcaacgatggagcatccacaaccttctggggtagagaattccaaagattcaccaccctctgagtgaaataatttctcctcatctcagtcctaaatgattaacccccttatcctgagactgttccctgtgttctagaatccccagccaggggaaacaacctctcagtgtccacactgtcaagccccttcagaatggtGCATGCTTCAATAGGCTCAAGTTACACAGCCTCATATCTTAGGACAACCCTCTCTtcccagggaccaatctggtgaaccttcgctgtaccgcctccaatgcaagtatatcctcccttaaatatggagaccaaaactgcacaccgtactctgggtgtggtctcaATCAAGATTTACTTATTCCTTTACTACAATCCcctagtaataaaggccaacatgccatttgccttcctaattgtttgctggacctgcatgctaactttctgtgttccttgtacgagtacacccaagttccTTGGAATATCAACATTTAAatatttcacacctttaaaaaaaattctgcttttctattcttacaaccaaggtGAATAATCTCATACTTCCCCtacattctattccatctgccaccttgttgcccactcacttaaccaatctatatctctttgcagcctctctgtgccctcctcccagcttacattcccacctaactttgtagtgttagcaaacatagatacattactagaacacatgaaataggagcaggagcaggagtaggtcattcagcccttcgatcctgctccaccattcaatgagatatgGCTGATctcctacttcaacaccatttccctgcactatccccgtaacccttgatgtttttaatatatagaaatctatcgatctcagtcttgaacatactcaacggctgaatctctacagccctctggggtagagaattccaaagattcaccatctgaatgaagaaattcctcctcatctcagtcttaaatggcttaccccttattctgagactgtggcccttggttctggactccccagcctggGACTCTCAGTTTCATCGTCTAAgggattaatatagattgtaaatagctgaggccccagcactgatccttgcagcattccactagttacagcctgccaacttgaaaatgccttgtttatccctattctctgcctcCTCTATCTATActactatattacccccaactccacgagcccttatcctgtgtattaatcttttgtgtggcaccttatcgaaggccttttggaaatctaagtatccTACATCTAGTGGTTCTCCTTTATCaacgctactagttacatcctcaaaaaactctgataaatttgtcaaatacaatttcccttttgtaaaacaatGTTGATGTCTGATCATACTATATAAAATCATaaaattttctaatatttgtcagttccgaagaagggtcactgacccgaaacgttaactctgcttctctttccacagatgctgccagacctgctgagtgattccagcatttcttgtttttgttgtggtcTGCAGTTaagttttctctctctcctttcttgagtaGCAGttttacatttgctaatttccaatctgcTAGGACCAGTCTAGAATCTGGCGATTTGGGAAAATAATGCCCAGTGCAtcctctatctctgcagctacctcttttagaacacaAGCATGTAGGGCATCAGGTCCCGAGGATttatcagcttttagtcccttaagtttctccaatactttttcctcTGCTGATAATTAATTATCTTAAgtttctcactcttattagccccttggttacccgctAACTCTATTATGtattttgtgtcttccactgtgaagacagacacagaatatttgttcaacatctctaccatttcctcaactgagattgatagatttttgttgggtgaggACTATAAGAGAcgtagaaccaaggcaggtaaatggaattaagatagaGATCTTCAATCTTCTGAATGATGGAACGGGTTCGAAGGGATGAatagcctcctcttgttcctattcATATGGCTGACATGTACCTCAGTTTCAAttccccacctttactccatatcaTTTTCCAGACCAGGTGCATTTTACACCCATTTCACTTAAGCTGAATGCAGtttatagaattgttacagcacaggcagCCAttggtgtccatgccagctctctacaataaaaactcacctagtcccactcccgtgtcttttccccgtagccctgctaattttttctcttcagataattatccagttctcttttgaaggcctcaattgaatctgcctccaccactctcaagcagtgcgttccagatcctaaccacataaaaaaaatttttcctcatgtcgcgtctggttcgtttgccaatcactttaaatcggtgtcctctagttctggatccttcggccaatgggaagtttccctctatctactccaTCCGGATTCCTCAtggttttgaaaacctctatcaaatctcctcttctccaaggtgaacagccccagcttctccaacccatctacgtaactaaagttcctcagccctggaaccattctcatgaatcttttctgctccctctctaatgtcttcacatccttcctaaagtgtggtgctcagaactggatacaataccgcacttgaggccgacccagtgttttatacaggttcttcataacttctttgcttttgtactctatgtccatatttataaaggccaggatcccatatgctttattaactactctctcaacctgtcctgccaccttcaatgatttgtgcacatatatctccaggtccccctgctcctgcaccccctttagaattgttcattTTATATTAcctcttgttcttcctaccaaaatgaatcacttcatacttctctgccaattccaccagcctgtctatgtcctcgaaGTCCATCACtaacctcctcatagttcacactgCTTGTCATCTTCGCTCCATCTTCATTGAAAGAATATGTATAATATCCAAACCTGCACAGAGTCTGGCGATGGAGATGACAGACATTTGCTTCAAACTTTTATTTAAAGTAAATCAAACTACATGAAACAGGAGCAATGATCTGCCATCAATGTGTACAGGAAGTGTAAAGAATTGCTCATTATCAGAAACACAAGTTAGTTACAATGAGGGCTTATTGCAACGCTGTAACAAATCTTTATCAACTTTTTAAACAGAAAAGATTActttgttaataaaagcaaaatactgcggatgctggaaatctgaaacaaaaacaagaaatgctggaatcactcagcaggtctggcagattaCTTTGTTATCTGTCCCAGTTCGTACTCACTGGCTACCTTGACTGATTGGGCTACAACTGGCTCCCTCTGCTTGGGACCAGTGAAAAAAAGTACTGGATTCGTAAGGCATCGCAGGAAGTCCCGAAATGCATTAGAAttcatgaagtactttttgaagtgtagtcactgttctaagaaatgtagcagctaatttgcacacagcaagatcccacaaacagcaatgtggtaatgaccagataatctgtttttttaaaaaatgatgttggttgaggaattatttttggccaggacactgggcagaactcccctgctcctcttccagatcgttccatgggatcttttacattcacctgagggcaGTTGGGGCATCAGTTTAATATCTTTTCTGAACTAcaccacctcagtactgcactggagcatcagctgaaattatgggacttgaacccacgacttCTGACTCGGTAAGCGTGCTACTCAGTAAGCCATGGCGGATAGTAATAGTGTATAGAGCAAGGAAGTACACAAGCATTCGATCACACTTACAGTTCACATGGTCAGATGCAGCAATGATGAACTGTTGCTGATAAATGTATTTCCATTGGCTACATTGTACCTGATGTTGTAGAGATAGAGACTGATGTGATCTTGGTTAATGAGTTTCTCAGAGACAGAAGTGAATTGGGCAGCATGAAATGGGCTGCCTGTTACAATCCCCACACTGCAGCCTTTGCTAACCAAGCCAATGGAACGGAATATTGGGTGGGCAGTGTAACTTGTGATGTTGCCTGAGGCACATGATATCCAAGAAGCGAGTGAACCAAAATATCAATTTCCGTCACACCCACAACATAAAGAATCCCCCCCAAATAACATGCACTCAAGGAGCTAAATGCTTCGAAACTAATGAAAACATTCGTTACGGGAACATTACACCCTCACTAACAATAACAAATCCAATTCAAACTCAAACTAGTTATGCCTGAAGAGTTTAATCCCCACCCAGTTCCACAAGTGAAAGAATACGTACACTGGGATGGTAATGGGGAGCAATAGGCTGTAGAAACACAAGCTAGCTGTACTGGTACAGCCCTGTGGAAAATCATGATCAAATGTCGCTGAGTATAGCAGCCCAGCTAAAGAGAACAGAGGAACCAGCACCGTTAGAGTTGACAGGTGGATTATCATCACACTGTTTGCTAAATAAACCGCTCCTCGAACAAAAATAGAATCACAATCTCCCAGATTTCCCCCTCCGCCTCTTGTGGATATTCCAGCAGCAATAAGATCCTTTTACTGCTTTGAACTTTCTTCCtccttggttctgtcttcacatttCCGAATTAACTTCGCATCCTGAGGGATCATATTGGGAATTCCATCGACAACAGGATAGGCTATTCCCAACTCGTCATTGATCAGCTGATTGGAGGATTCCTCGTACCTGCAGAGGTGACACACACAGCgtttaaagaaaaaagaaaggGAGCTTGTTCGGAATAAGCTGGAGCTGAAGTTGGCTCCTTTTAATCTGGATGAAAATTGTTAAGAGCTGAAATTGAACACAGATCAACAGCGCCCTTCAAAGTGACCACCCTTCGAGAATTCTCAAAACATTTCAAACTTTAAAAAGTTGGAAAAGAAACAAtgcacttgcatttacatagtggctTTTCACAAGCTCAAGACATCTCGAAgtgcaaggtgataatgaccagataacgtgtaatttttaaaaaaag carries:
- the LOC137377202 gene encoding phosphatidylinositol N-acetylglucosaminyltransferase subunit Y-like, which gives rise to MIIHLSTLTVLVPLFSLAGLLYSATFDHDFPQGCTSTASLCFYSLLLPITIPVYVFFHLWNWVGIKLFRHN